A window of the Candidatus Poribacteria bacterium genome harbors these coding sequences:
- a CDS encoding heavy-metal-associated domain-containing protein has product MARAILHSDEISCDGCVRSIRAELSEMEGVQSVAGDPDKQEVTVEFAAPATLEALKAAMDDIGYPVDATR; this is encoded by the coding sequence ATGGCACGAGCGATCCTGCACTCCGACGAGATCTCCTGCGACGGCTGTGTGAGAAGCATCCGCGCCGAGCTGTCCGAGATGGAAGGCGTCCAGTCCGTTGCCGGCGACCCGGACAAGCAGGAGGTCACCGTCGAGTTCGCAGCTCCTGCGACGCTCGAAGCGCTCAAGGCGGCGATGGACGACATCGGCTATCCGGTCGACGCAACGCGATAG
- a CDS encoding copper-translocating P-type ATPase has protein sequence MTENLPIVGMTCANCANTIQRTLTRRVDGVLEANVSFASESATVTYDDSLTDHAAIAAAVERIGYHVVEPADTAEDAEAEAREAEIRDQSRKFTVGLVFAGPLFAFSMLRDFGLLGHWSHAPWAALAMWAFATPVQFYTGLDYYVGGFKSLRNRSANMDVLVAMGSSAAYLYSVAVTAQIVLAGAEGHVYFETAAVIITLIKLGKLLEVRAKGKAGAAIRRLMGLRSKTARVVRDGTEIDLPIERIVVGDVVVVRPGETIAVDGEIVQGESAVDESMLTGESMPVAKSPGDPATGGTLNKNGLLRVRATRIGSETALARIIRLVQEAQASRAPIQRLADQVSAIFVPAIIVAAAVTFVVWTLVPGSSATHAFVRMVAVLVIACPCALGLATPTAIMVGTGKGAEHGILFKSSEALEKLHAIRTVVLDKTGTITQGEPVVTDVIPADGQGRDDLLRLAGAAERGSEHPLAQAIVRAADELGSTDLSVDSLEAISGHGVRATVGGDAITIGNHRLMASEGIETSGLADDARALERHARTVVWVARDGRAIGVIGIADTVKATSRSAIRRLRDQGVRSVMMTGDNRATADAIASEVGVDVVLAEVLPEDKGREVEKLQSGGAATAMVGDGINDAPALARADVGVAIGTGTDVAMETAGVTLMSGDLHGVPNAIALSRATMRIIKQNLFWAFAYNVTLVPIAAGALASLPQMPLMLRELHPIAAALAMALSSVSVVMNSLRLRLVRIGDASNNAPPDA, from the coding sequence ATCACCGAGAACCTGCCCATCGTCGGCATGACGTGCGCCAACTGCGCCAACACGATCCAGCGCACGCTGACCCGACGTGTGGACGGCGTCTTGGAGGCAAACGTCAGCTTCGCCAGCGAGAGCGCAACGGTCACGTACGACGACTCGCTGACGGACCATGCCGCCATCGCCGCCGCCGTGGAGCGGATCGGCTATCACGTCGTCGAACCGGCAGACACAGCCGAGGACGCCGAAGCCGAAGCGCGCGAAGCCGAGATACGAGACCAGTCCCGCAAGTTCACGGTCGGTCTGGTGTTCGCCGGGCCCCTTTTCGCCTTCAGCATGTTGCGCGACTTCGGCCTCTTGGGGCATTGGTCGCACGCGCCGTGGGCAGCGCTGGCGATGTGGGCGTTCGCCACGCCCGTCCAGTTCTACACCGGGCTCGATTACTACGTGGGCGGATTCAAGTCGCTGCGGAACCGATCCGCGAACATGGATGTCCTCGTCGCGATGGGGTCGTCCGCCGCGTACTTGTATAGCGTCGCCGTCACGGCGCAGATCGTGTTGGCGGGAGCCGAGGGCCACGTCTACTTCGAGACGGCTGCCGTCATCATCACGCTGATCAAGCTGGGCAAGCTCCTCGAAGTGCGCGCCAAGGGCAAGGCGGGAGCGGCGATCCGGCGGCTGATGGGGCTCCGCTCCAAGACGGCGCGCGTCGTCCGCGACGGCACGGAGATCGACCTGCCCATCGAGCGGATCGTCGTCGGCGATGTCGTCGTCGTTCGGCCCGGCGAGACGATCGCGGTGGATGGCGAAATCGTCCAAGGCGAGTCTGCCGTCGACGAGTCGATGCTGACCGGCGAGAGCATGCCCGTCGCCAAGTCGCCAGGCGATCCAGCCACCGGCGGCACGCTCAACAAGAACGGTCTGCTCCGTGTCCGAGCGACGCGGATCGGCAGCGAGACGGCGCTGGCGCGGATCATCCGGCTCGTCCAAGAGGCGCAGGCGAGTCGTGCGCCGATCCAACGCCTCGCGGATCAGGTCTCCGCGATCTTCGTTCCCGCGATCATCGTCGCGGCGGCTGTCACGTTCGTCGTCTGGACGCTCGTTCCGGGGTCGAGCGCGACGCACGCCTTCGTCAGAATGGTCGCCGTGCTGGTCATCGCCTGTCCCTGCGCGTTGGGACTGGCGACCCCGACCGCGATCATGGTGGGAACCGGCAAGGGAGCCGAGCACGGCATCCTCTTCAAGTCGAGCGAGGCGTTGGAGAAGCTCCACGCCATCCGCACCGTCGTGCTCGACAAGACCGGCACGATCACTCAGGGAGAGCCCGTCGTCACCGATGTCATCCCGGCGGATGGGCAGGGCCGAGACGACTTACTGCGCCTCGCCGGAGCCGCCGAGCGCGGCAGCGAGCATCCTCTTGCCCAGGCGATCGTTCGAGCGGCAGACGAGCTCGGTTCCACCGACCTGTCCGTCGATTCGCTGGAAGCCATCTCAGGTCACGGAGTCCGCGCGACGGTCGGAGGTGATGCGATCACCATCGGGAATCATCGCCTGATGGCGTCCGAGGGCATCGAGACGAGCGGGCTCGCTGACGACGCGCGCGCACTCGAACGGCACGCGCGCACGGTCGTCTGGGTGGCGCGCGACGGCAGGGCAATCGGCGTCATCGGGATCGCCGACACGGTCAAGGCGACATCGCGATCCGCGATCCGCCGGCTCCGCGATCAAGGCGTCCGATCCGTCATGATGACGGGCGACAACCGCGCGACTGCCGACGCCATCGCGAGCGAGGTCGGCGTGGACGTTGTCCTCGCGGAGGTTCTCCCCGAAGATAAGGGGCGAGAGGTGGAGAAGCTCCAGAGCGGCGGCGCGGCGACGGCGATGGTGGGCGACGGAATCAACGACGCTCCGGCGCTCGCCCGCGCGGACGTGGGCGTTGCCATCGGGACGGGCACCGACGTCGCCATGGAGACGGCGGGCGTGACGCTGATGAGCGGCGACCTCCACGGCGTTCCGAATGCCATCGCCTTGTCCCGCGCGACGATGCGTATCATCAAGCAGAACCTCTTCTGGGCGTTCGCGTACAACGTGACGCTCGTGCCCATCGCCGCTGGAGCCCTGGCGTCGCTCCCTCAGATGCCCCTGATGCTCCGCGAGCTGCATCCGATCGCCGCCGCGCTGGCGATGGCGCTGTCGTCGGTGAGCGTCGTGATGAACAGCCTGCGACTCCGGCTCGTACGGATCGGCGATGCCAGCAACAACGCGCCGCCCGATGCGTGA